One stretch of Streptomyces hygroscopicus DNA includes these proteins:
- a CDS encoding transport protein has translation MHHRTVGELMTRPVVQAPRELPFKELVGLLTEYDVTAVPVVDGSGRPIGVVSEADLLRKSSGQTDPSGRLPLPHLEAWERAKAEGARAEELMSAPAVCARPEWTVVEAARVMSDGNIKRLPVVDETDQLLGIISRGDLLRVFLRHDDAIRDEVEGDLLRRTLRLAPSAVTVEVREGEVTLEGSVEARSLVPVIVRLCRGVDGVVSVTERIAYGTDDTEGSAAAA, from the coding sequence ATGCACCACAGAACGGTCGGAGAGCTCATGACACGTCCGGTGGTCCAGGCACCACGCGAATTGCCGTTCAAGGAACTCGTGGGGCTCCTCACTGAGTACGACGTCACCGCCGTGCCGGTCGTGGACGGTTCCGGGCGCCCGATCGGCGTGGTGTCCGAGGCCGATCTGCTGCGCAAGTCGTCCGGCCAGACCGACCCGTCCGGTCGGCTGCCCCTCCCGCATCTGGAGGCGTGGGAGCGCGCGAAGGCGGAGGGGGCGAGGGCGGAGGAGCTGATGTCGGCGCCCGCGGTGTGCGCGCGTCCGGAGTGGACGGTCGTCGAGGCGGCTCGCGTGATGTCGGACGGGAACATCAAGCGGCTTCCCGTGGTGGACGAGACCGACCAACTGCTCGGCATTATCAGCCGTGGTGACCTGCTGCGGGTATTCCTGCGCCACGACGACGCGATTCGCGACGAGGTCGAAGGGGATCTGCTGCGACGGACCCTGCGTCTGGCGCCCTCGGCCGTGACGGTCGAGGTACGGGAGGGCGAGGTCACGCTGGAAGGATCGGTCGAGGCCAGGAGTCTGGTCCCGGTCATCGTGCGGTTGTGCCGGGGCGTGGACGGAGTGGTGTCGGTCACCGAGCGCATCGCCTACGGAACCGATGACACCGAGGGTTCCGCCGCCGCGGCCTGA